The following are encoded together in the Citrus sinensis cultivar Valencia sweet orange chromosome 1, DVS_A1.0, whole genome shotgun sequence genome:
- the LOC102627213 gene encoding putative pentatricopeptide repeat-containing protein At3g16890, mitochondrial yields MRKLSSSASRAKPSLKNLPEESSNPKSFNKQSPSRPKLYPSFDHDNNSKTEASSRGILSISSSSLNSHNFSKLNFVTLSSNHVSPHSDVKLIDHHYISQALARKDWFLLLSHELKANRINLVPRVAVSILQNQENPIHSLRFYIWASNINLLLAKDQSVKGVLGNVLHRMGPVILSVELLKDIKNSGFQIGEDLLCVLIGSWGRLGLAKYCADIFGQISFLGISPSTRLYNAVIDALVKSNSIDLAYLKFQQMSVDQCKPDRFTYNILIHGVCRIGVVDEALRLVKQMEGLGYAPNVYTYTILIDGFCNAKRVAEVFRVLEIMKERNVCPNEATVRSLVHGVFRCLDPHKAFELLIRFMEREPLTQKLVCNTLLYRLSNNSMASEAAAILRKMGDRGYLPESSTFDYTVTCLVTGLDLNETCGILDTFIKRGVKPRFSTYLLLMEALYKAGRDVEGDRYLNHVFKDRLVSNVNSYNMVIDCFCKVNMMDRATEICREMRDRDIAPNLVTFNTLISGHCKDAEVHKTRELLVMLLECGFKPDKFTFNSMIDCLCRAHRFEDALDCLSEMVEWGVPPNTITYNILIRSLCAIGDVARSLRLFQKMQADRISPDIYTFNALIQSFCRMNKIEKAEKAFFSMLTLGLRPDNFSYSALIKALIKSGRFDEAKQTFLSMEQNGCNPDSYTSNLILETLVQQGRFEEAHDIVKTSKERGISFKSFPGL; encoded by the coding sequence TTTCATCATCTTCACTGAATTCTCATAATTTCAGTAAACTCAATTTTGTTACACTCTCAAGCAATCATGTTTCACCTCATAGTGACGTTAAACTGATTGATCATCATTACATTTCTCAAGCTCTTGCTAGAAAGGACTGGTTTTTATTGCTAAGCCATGAATTGAAAGCCAATAGGATCAATTTGGTACCTCGAGTTGCAGTGagtattttacaaaatcaagaaaacccaattcattctCTAAGATTTTATATCTGGGCTTCTAATATCAACCTGTTATTGGCTAAGGATCAATCAGTTAAGGGAGTTTTAGGCaatgtacttcatagaatgGGTCCTGTTATTTTGTCAGTTGAGTTGcttaaagatattaaaaattcgGGTTTTCAAATAGGTGAAGATTTGCTTTGCGTTCTGATTGGTAGTTGGGGCAGGTTAGGATTGGCCAAGTACTGTGCTGACATCTTTGGGCAGATTTCATTTTTGGGTATTAGTCCTAGTACAAGGTTGTATAATGCAGTTATTGATGCATTGGTGAAATCCAATTCCATTGATTTGGCATATTTGAAGTTTCAACAAATGTCGGTCGATCAATGCAAACCAGATAGGTTTACGTACAATATACTTATTCATGGAGTTTGTAGAATCGGTGTGGTGGATGAAGCACTTCGGTTAGTCAAACAGATGGAGGGCTTGGGATATGCGCCTAATGTTTATACATACACAATCCTGATTGATGGGTTTTGTAATGCTAAGAGGGTAGCAGAAGTTTTCAGGGTTTTAGAGATAATGAAGGAGAGGAATGTTTGTCCTAATGAAGCTACTGTTAGATCATTGGTTCATGGTGTGTTTCGTTGTTTGGATCCTCATAAAGCATTTGAGTTACTAATAAGGTTTATGGAGAGGGAGCCTCTCACACAGAAATTAGTTTGTAATACTCTACTGTATCGTCTTTCAAATAACTCAATGGCATCTGAGGCAGCTGCAATCTTGAGAAAGATGGGTGATAGGGGTTACTTGCCTGAGAGCTCGACATTTGACTATACAGTGACTTGTTTGGTAACGGGATTGGATCTCAATGAGACATGTGGGATATTGGATACTTTTATCAAGCGAGGTGTGAAACCAAGGTTTAGTACTTATCTCTTGCTCATGGAAGCTTTGTACAAAGCGGGGAGAGATGTGGAGGGGGATCGCTATTTGAATCATGTTTTCAAGGATCGACTTGTATCAAATGTGAATTCGTATAACATGGTAATTGATTGTTTCTGCAAAGTCAATATGATGGACAGGGCAACAGAGATTTGTAGAGAGATGAGAGATAGAGATATTGCTCCAAATCTTGTCACGTTCAATACCTTAATCAGTGGGCACTGCAAGGATGCAGAAGTACATAAAACACGTGAACTTTTGGTAATGCTTTTAGAATGTGGTTTCAAACCAGATAAATTCACTTTTAATTCAATGATCGACTGCCTTTGTCGAGCACACCGGTTTGAGGATGCATTAGATTGTTTGAGTGAAATGGTTGAATGGGGTGTCCCTCCAAATACTATCACATATAATATACTGATCCGTTCATTGTGTGCCATTGGTGATGTTGCTAGATCACTGAGACTTTTCCAAAAGATGCAGGCAGATAGAATAAGTCCAGATATTTACACTTTCAATGCTCTCATTCAAAGTTTTTGTAGAATGAATAAGATTGAGAAAGCAGAGAAGGCTTTTTTTTCCATGTTGACATTGGGCTTAAGACCTGACAATTTTTCATATAGTGCTTTAATCAAGGCACTGATCAAGTCAGGAAGATTTGATGAAGCGAAGCAGACGTTTCTTTCAATGGAACAAAATGGTTGCAATCCTGATTCTTATACGTCTAACTTAATTTTGGAAACCTTGGTGCAGCAGGGCCGCTTTGAGGAGGCCCATGATATAGTCAAAACATCTAAAGAGAGGggaatttcttttaaatctttcCCTGGTCTGTAG
- the LOC102615361 gene encoding uncharacterized protein LOC102615361, with the protein MAYIVKLELWLSAVILICITIFCCSLGKAQEETVPESGVAGGDPTQIVAKALLCFNDKYVYSSCEQSYRLTENGNINVPPDYTDKYCNGPCLTETNLVLDCIENIMLHFKFYNKATIQDIRDTIKAGCSHGPEKGNFNVSKHIQTQGSSAYKAAYKVLFGLGLMIMVRGLLLADL; encoded by the exons ATGGCATACATTGTGAAACTTGAGCTCTGGCTTTCAGCTGTAATTCTTATTTGCATCACTATCTTTTGCTGCAGCTTAG GGAAGGCACAAGAAGAGACTGTGCCTGAATCAGGCGTTGCAGGTGGTGATCCAACTCAGATTGTCGCGAAAGCCTTGCTATGCTTTAATGACAAATAT GTTTACAGCAGCTGCGAACAATCCTACAGGCTGACCGAGAATGGAAACATCAACGTGCCTCCTGATTACACAGATAAATACTGCAATGGCCCCTGCCTGACAGAGACGAATCTAGTGCTCGACTGCATAGAAAACATTATGTTGCACTTCAAATTCTACAACAAAGCAACCATACAAGATATTAGAGACACAATCAAGGCTGGATGCAGCCATGGCCCTGAAAAAG GTAATTTCAATGTAAGTAAGCatattcaaactcaaggaAGCAGTGCATACAAGGCAGCCTACAAGGTGCTGTTTGGACTTGGACTGATGATCATGGTTCGTGGTTTATTGCTCGCTGATCTGTAG